A genomic segment from Chitinophaga niabensis encodes:
- a CDS encoding glycerophosphodiester phosphodiesterase gives MRLRYRLSKSLIMIPALMAAVAVHGQVPSLLLNNYKIPVAKKGALVGQVFNAQGVAQAAKLVEDTSGLFTISKKGEIRLNKKNSVAANTPSFKYAVTVQSGDKRETFILVRDDFHRNKVVAHRGAWKNTGSSQNSLSSLKDAIRIGAEGTEFDVWLSKDGVPVLSHDNHIGDKKIEETLIADLTSIPLNKGDHVPLFEDYILEAMKQNTTHLVLELKPSGLGKARAEELATKCVELIRKHQCEAWMLYISFDYNICKKIVELNPFAKIAYLMGDKTPAELKADKIWGFDYNFKVIDKDISIIKDAKKNGINVNIWTVNNPEQMDTYLKAGVDYLTTDEPEMLLEKVK, from the coding sequence ATGCGTCTACGTTATAGACTGAGCAAAAGTCTGATTATGATCCCTGCATTGATGGCAGCAGTTGCGGTTCATGGGCAGGTACCTTCCCTGCTGTTGAACAATTACAAGATCCCCGTGGCCAAAAAAGGTGCCCTGGTGGGACAGGTGTTTAATGCACAGGGCGTTGCCCAGGCAGCTAAACTGGTGGAAGATACCTCCGGGCTTTTCACCATCAGCAAAAAAGGCGAAATCCGCCTGAACAAAAAAAACAGTGTGGCGGCTAATACCCCTTCCTTCAAATATGCCGTAACCGTTCAGAGCGGCGATAAGCGTGAAACCTTTATCCTCGTAAGGGATGATTTTCATCGTAATAAAGTGGTAGCCCATCGCGGTGCCTGGAAAAACACAGGTTCCAGCCAGAACTCCCTCAGCTCCCTGAAAGATGCTATCCGCATCGGTGCGGAAGGTACTGAATTCGATGTATGGCTGTCTAAGGATGGCGTACCCGTGCTTTCTCATGATAACCATATCGGTGATAAAAAGATCGAGGAAACATTGATCGCAGATCTTACCTCCATACCATTAAATAAAGGTGATCATGTTCCTTTATTTGAAGATTACATCCTCGAGGCCATGAAGCAGAACACCACCCACCTGGTACTGGAGCTGAAACCTTCCGGTTTAGGTAAGGCCAGGGCAGAGGAGCTGGCTACAAAATGCGTGGAACTGATCCGCAAACATCAGTGTGAGGCCTGGATGCTCTATATCAGCTTCGACTATAATATCTGCAAAAAGATCGTGGAACTCAATCCTTTTGCCAAGATTGCATATCTGATGGGAGATAAAACACCGGCAGAACTGAAAGCGGATAAGATCTGGGGTTTTGACTACAATTTTAAAGTGATCGATAAAGATATCAGTATCATCAAGGATGCAAAGAAAAATGGCATCAATGTGAATATCTGGACAGTGAATAACCCGGAGCAGATGGATACTTACCTGAAAGCGGGCGTGGATTACCTGACCACCGATGAACCCGAGATGTTACTGGAAAAAGTTAAATAA
- a CDS encoding hybrid sensor histidine kinase/response regulator, whose amino-acid sequence MWLKLQIRSILYAGTAGITDDDQRARILRNNAVALFTALLALIFGLYYYFISREKMILYGVLTEATCFFTGIFCNRLRRYTAATIIVQFTNLLAVVYFGCLLSLNMEASLLAIFIVGTSFLILKDISSRIISITATFVALALMELNKLYPVITPIVFEPATALMVHYTAPFVIVLLSCLTIVLYVWQNDRLLLKIKSTTHNLEQHAVELERTNDALEKANLTKSIFLRETSHEIRNPLNAIFGISQLLMMEMEKTDQLKSISKLIIHLHSASYNVTQIINNVLELSKLEAGVLDDVRKDHFNMQEWISNIIHIYQYVADLKGVKIELEIDLDMPERMISDKVKLTQIANNLLINAIKFTADNSVINVHLYPENDQWSLAVSDQGPGIPEEMMQAIFDPFITQQDAAFIDGTGLGLPIAKRLTQLLYGEIKVRRNEDGGTTFIASFPKEEHVLPPAPAETNFLADDVDYSDKVILVVEDNMMNQMVFSNFLSRSRCKLILADNGQQALEKARIQVPDLILLDMHMPVMDGYETLLELKKDPRLKNIPVVAISADSYKEAVEEVMQAGANDYVLKPVQFRPLYEVVGKYLKPQPVAI is encoded by the coding sequence ATGTGGCTTAAGCTCCAGATCCGCTCCATCCTCTATGCAGGTACCGCTGGCATTACGGACGATGATCAGCGTGCCCGGATATTACGCAACAATGCTGTTGCGCTCTTCACCGCCTTGCTGGCGTTGATCTTTGGTCTCTATTATTATTTTATCTCCAGGGAAAAAATGATCTTGTACGGCGTGCTTACAGAAGCGACCTGTTTCTTTACGGGTATTTTCTGTAACCGGTTACGGCGCTATACCGCAGCCACCATCATCGTTCAGTTCACCAACCTGCTGGCAGTGGTTTATTTCGGCTGCCTGCTCAGCCTCAATATGGAAGCCAGCCTGCTGGCCATCTTTATTGTTGGAACTTCCTTCCTGATCCTGAAAGATATCAGCTCCCGGATCATTTCCATTACTGCCACCTTTGTGGCCCTGGCCTTAATGGAACTCAACAAACTTTACCCGGTGATCACGCCCATTGTATTTGAGCCGGCTACTGCGCTGATGGTTCATTATACCGCCCCGTTCGTGATCGTATTGCTGAGTTGCCTCACCATTGTATTATATGTCTGGCAGAACGACCGGCTGCTGCTTAAAATAAAGAGTACTACCCATAACCTTGAGCAACATGCGGTAGAGCTGGAACGCACGAATGATGCATTGGAAAAAGCCAATCTCACCAAAAGCATTTTCCTCCGGGAAACCAGTCACGAGATCCGTAATCCCCTGAATGCCATTTTTGGGATCAGCCAGTTACTGATGATGGAAATGGAAAAAACAGACCAGTTAAAATCCATCTCCAAACTGATCATCCATCTTCATTCCGCCAGCTACAATGTTACCCAGATCATCAACAATGTGCTGGAATTATCCAAGCTGGAGGCCGGTGTGCTGGACGATGTGCGGAAGGACCATTTCAATATGCAGGAATGGATCAGCAACATTATCCATATCTACCAGTATGTGGCTGACCTGAAGGGCGTAAAAATTGAATTGGAAATAGACCTGGACATGCCGGAAAGGATGATCAGCGATAAAGTAAAGCTCACGCAGATTGCCAACAACCTGCTGATCAATGCCATTAAGTTCACTGCGGACAACAGTGTAATTAATGTTCACCTGTACCCGGAAAATGATCAGTGGTCTTTAGCTGTAAGTGACCAGGGGCCGGGTATTCCGGAAGAAATGATGCAGGCCATCTTTGATCCTTTTATCACGCAGCAGGATGCCGCTTTTATTGATGGCACCGGCCTTGGCCTGCCTATCGCCAAACGGCTGACACAGTTATTATATGGAGAGATCAAAGTGCGGCGCAATGAAGATGGCGGTACTACTTTCATTGCCAGCTTCCCGAAGGAAGAACATGTACTCCCTCCTGCGCCGGCTGAAACTAATTTCCTGGCGGACGATGTGGATTATAGTGATAAAGTGATATTGGTAGTGGAAGATAATATGATGAACCAGATGGTGTTCTCCAATTTCCTTTCCCGTTCCCGCTGCAAACTGATCTTAGCGGATAATGGCCAGCAGGCACTGGAAAAGGCCAGGATCCAGGTCCCGGACCTGATATTGCTGGATATGCATATGCCGGTGATGGACGGGTATGAAACACTCCTGGAACTGAAGAAAGACCCCAGGCTAAAAAATATTCCGGTGGTAGCTATTTCTGCCGATTCATACAAAGAAGCGGTGGAAGAAGTGATGCAGGCCGGCGCGAATGATTATGTATTGAAACCCGTTCAATTCAGGCCCTTGTATGAAGTGGTGGGAAAATACCTGAAACCCCAACCGGTAGCGATCTGA